In a single window of the Raphanus sativus cultivar WK10039 chromosome 9, ASM80110v3, whole genome shotgun sequence genome:
- the LOC108826998 gene encoding agamous-like MADS-box protein AGL80: protein MARKKVKLAFIVNNSLRKATYKKRKRGLLKKVHEISTLCGINAGAIIYSPYDPTPEVWPSVEGMNQVIAAFRNLPEIDRHNNMVNQREFIQQRITKADKLMRKQKKDNREVKLTEDMYRFLQMGQLTIPAGGHNDPSLVRDLNDLGYLVDQYRNSLNRRIQILEGGSDVEIGESSNVVAATAPATTVHGLGSSSSSAAAGASLFNQMSLFPQNQQQFHQPYAPYALRFYEQARNQSQSLEMMNMGYAANQMGFPFMGNAHHYHQTHHHQPQQPRWFRGESSTAPQQLQLFPGESSAVPPPATSGSVPPDATTQNPTNNIWFR, encoded by the coding sequence ATGGCGAGAAAGAAGGTGAAACTTGCTTTCATCGTCAATAACTCCTTGAGAAAAGCAACctacaaaaaaaggaagaggggTTTGCTCAAAAAAGTGCATGAGATATCTACTTTATGTGGGATTAATGCTGGGGCTATCATTTACAGTCCCTACGATCCTACTCCTGAGGTGTGGCCCTCCGTTGAGggtatgaaccaagtgattGCTGCTTTCCGGAACTTGCCGGAAATTGACCGCCACAATAATATGGTCAATCAACGGGAGTTTATCCAACAGAGGATAACCAAAGCCGATAAGCTTATGCGTAAGCAGAAGAAGGACAACAGGGAGGTTAAACTTACAGAAGACATGTATCGATTTCTTCAGATGGGACAGTTAACTATTCCAGCCGGGGGTCATAATGATCCTAGTCTAGTCAGGGATCTTAACGATctaggttatcttgttgacCAGTATCGTAACAGTCTTAATCGCAGGATTCAGATTTTAGAAGGAGGTTCAGATGTAGAGATCGGCGAATCCTCCAATGTTGTTGCGGCTACTGCTCCAGCCACTACTGTCCATGGGTTGggttcttcttcctcatctgcTGCTGCTGGTGCATCTTTGTTTAATCAGATGTCCCTTTTTCCTCAGAATCAGCAGCAGTTTCATCAACCATATGCTCCATATGCTCTTAGATTCTATGAGCAAGCTCGTAACCAGAGCCAGTCTTTGGAGATGATGAACATGGGTTATGCTGCTAACCAAATGGGGTTTCCATTTATGGGGAATGCCCATCACTACCATCAGACTCACCATCACCAGCCTCAGCAGCCGCGGTGGTTCCGTGGTGAATCTTCCACTGCTCCGCAGCAGCTGCAGTTGTTCCCAGGTGAATCCTCTGCTGTTCCTCCACCGGCCACCTCAGGCAGTGTCCCACCTGATGCTACAACTCAAAACCCTACCAATAATATTTGGTTCCGTTAA